In a single window of the Bradyrhizobium erythrophlei genome:
- a CDS encoding AlkA N-terminal domain-containing protein, with translation MDDDFVMDMDRIACYRAISTRDARFDGRLFVGVKTTGIYCRPICPARTPKFENVSFYPSAAAAQQAGFRPCLRCRPETSPDLAFWRGTTNTVSRALALIESGGLDEADVEGLANRLGVGARQLRRLFSQHVGASPIAVAQTRRVLLAKQLIHETSLPMAEVALAAGFNSVRRFNETFLDLFGRAPATLRRIRDKTRREAGALSVRLAYRPPYDWDAMVSFLAARAIPGVEAVSGSIYRRTIAIGGACGMISVAPADRNRVDVSVRFPDMAALPQIIARVRRVFDLAADPDMIGEHLSLDPVLAPLVAARPGLRVPGAWDGFELAVRAIFGQQITVPAATKLLGKLVQAHGAPIPAAVRDVEGLGHLFPSPARLASADILALGMPNARAMAVTSLAQAIAADPAIFSRGASLEDAIAKLRSLPGIGEWTAQYIAMRELREPDAFPAAEIGLMRAMAAADGRRPSPSQLLSRAERWRPWRAYAALHLWAASIQPIASGKIHEREAA, from the coding sequence ATGGACGATGATTTCGTGATGGATATGGACCGCATCGCCTGCTACCGCGCGATCTCGACCCGCGACGCCCGTTTCGACGGCCGGCTGTTCGTGGGCGTCAAGACCACCGGCATCTACTGCCGGCCGATCTGCCCGGCGCGGACGCCGAAATTCGAGAACGTCTCGTTCTATCCCTCCGCGGCGGCGGCCCAGCAGGCCGGCTTTCGTCCGTGCCTGCGCTGCCGCCCGGAAACCTCGCCCGATCTGGCATTCTGGCGCGGCACCACCAATACCGTATCGCGCGCGCTCGCCTTGATCGAATCAGGCGGCCTCGACGAGGCCGATGTCGAAGGCCTCGCCAACCGGCTCGGCGTCGGCGCCCGCCAGCTGCGGCGGCTGTTTTCCCAGCATGTCGGGGCCTCGCCGATCGCGGTGGCGCAGACCCGGCGGGTGCTGCTGGCCAAGCAATTGATCCACGAGACCTCGCTGCCGATGGCCGAGGTTGCGCTTGCCGCGGGCTTCAACAGCGTGCGGCGGTTCAATGAAACCTTCCTGGATCTGTTCGGACGCGCGCCGGCGACGCTGCGGCGGATCCGCGACAAGACCCGGCGCGAGGCCGGCGCGCTGTCGGTCCGCCTCGCCTATCGGCCGCCCTATGACTGGGACGCAATGGTGTCATTTCTCGCCGCGCGCGCCATTCCCGGCGTCGAAGCGGTTTCGGGAAGCATCTACCGGCGCACGATTGCGATCGGCGGCGCTTGCGGCATGATCAGCGTCGCGCCGGCCGACAGGAACCGGGTCGACGTCTCCGTGCGATTTCCTGACATGGCGGCGCTGCCACAGATCATCGCGCGGGTGCGGCGGGTATTCGATCTCGCCGCCGACCCCGACATGATCGGCGAGCATCTTTCCCTCGACCCGGTGCTGGCGCCGCTGGTTGCGGCGCGGCCGGGCCTGCGCGTGCCCGGCGCCTGGGACGGCTTCGAACTCGCGGTGCGCGCGATCTTCGGTCAACAGATCACCGTTCCCGCCGCGACCAAACTGCTCGGCAAACTGGTGCAGGCCCATGGCGCGCCGATTCCCGCGGCGGTCAGGGACGTCGAGGGTCTCGGCCACCTGTTTCCATCGCCCGCGCGCCTCGCCAGCGCCGATATCCTCGCTCTTGGCATGCCCAACGCGCGCGCTATGGCAGTGACGTCGCTGGCGCAGGCCATTGCCGCCGATCCGGCGATCTTCAGCCGCGGGGCAAGCCTCGAGGATGCGATCGCGAAGTTGCGGTCGTTGCCCGGGATCGGTGAATGGACCGCGCAATACATCGCGATGCGCGAGCTGCGCGAACCCGATGCATTCCCCGCCGCCGAAATCGGATTGATGCGCGCGATGGCAGCGGCCGATGGCCGGCGGCCTTCGCCCTCGCAATTGCTGTCGCGCGCCGAGCGATGGCGGCCTTGGCGCGCCTACGCGGCCTTGCATCTGTGGGCCGCCTCCATCCAGCCAATAGCATCCGGGAAAATCCATGAACGCGAGGCCGCCTGA
- a CDS encoding M48 family metallopeptidase translates to MICFCAERFHWRQIWQNPGALLLPGLTDMATRALLYRRPAEPSILLVKHGSQIYSIRLRRHRRARRYTLRIHPSDREAILTMPPRGTLVDAKDFAQRHGGWIAARLGRLPKAAPFLPGTVVPLRGVAHRIVHRAGQRGTVWTEIRDSGERILCVAGEPEHIERRIHDYLKREARRDLQKAAQAYAQALGVRVKRLSIRDQSSRWGSCTSAGSLSFSWRLILAPPYVMDYLAAHEVAHLVEMNHSARFWRVVARVCGHVERAKTWLDTHGNDLHRYGISD, encoded by the coding sequence ATGATTTGTTTTTGCGCCGAGCGATTTCACTGGCGGCAGATATGGCAGAATCCGGGCGCACTCCTGCTCCCCGGACTTACAGACATGGCCACTCGCGCCCTCCTTTATCGGCGGCCCGCCGAACCCTCGATTCTACTGGTCAAGCACGGCTCGCAAATCTACTCGATCAGGCTGCGCCGGCATCGCCGCGCGCGGCGCTACACCTTGCGAATTCATCCCAGCGACCGTGAAGCGATCCTCACCATGCCGCCGCGCGGCACGCTGGTCGATGCCAAGGATTTTGCGCAGCGTCATGGCGGCTGGATCGCCGCGCGTCTCGGCCGTTTGCCGAAGGCGGCACCGTTTCTTCCGGGCACCGTGGTGCCGCTGCGCGGCGTCGCCCACAGGATCGTGCACCGGGCAGGCCAGCGCGGCACGGTGTGGACGGAAATCCGCGACAGCGGCGAGCGGATTCTCTGCGTCGCCGGCGAGCCCGAGCATATCGAGCGGCGGATCCACGATTACCTCAAGCGCGAAGCCCGCCGCGACCTGCAGAAGGCGGCGCAGGCTTACGCGCAAGCGCTCGGCGTCAGGGTCAAGCGGCTGTCGATCCGCGACCAATCGAGCCGCTGGGGGTCCTGCACCTCGGCGGGTTCGCTGTCGTTCTCGTGGCGGCTGATCCTCGCGCCGCCCTATGTGATGGACTATCTCGCCGCCCATGAGGTGGCGCATCTGGTCGAGATGAATCATTCGGCGCGGTTCTGGCGGGTGGTCGCCAGGGTCTGCGGCCATGTCGAGCGCGCCAAGACCTGGCTCGATACCCACGGCAACGACCTGCATCGCTATGGGATCAGCGACTAG
- a CDS encoding 2OG-Fe(II) oxygenase, producing MTEKAAIKNRIVLGDRVPRFSAPLITGGSFDLHVSAGRWVVLSFLGSPSNPQANVELANLLREADLFREDHLVVGCVFTEPPGDIAKIAEISGNALFFLADYDGAISRSFGARAMPRTIVLDPMLRAVADIAWDFPQGHAEAVRGVLRNLPTVDGSAGVPMSAPALIVPRIFSFELCDFLMQFYEQQGGEDSGFQFDTAGKTATLSDWRLKRRSDLIVAAPEVRDLIRGQIVRRLLPEIEQYFQFQATRMDRYIVARYDSEVGGHFHRHRDNVNAGAQHRRFAVSINLNSNFEGCDLMFPEFGRKVYRPPDGGALVFSCGALHQVTPVTRGKRYAFLAFLYGEEDAKRREANNSRLHVSEMQYDGTQDRLFPEDAQSREATGVAQP from the coding sequence ATGACGGAAAAGGCAGCAATCAAAAATCGTATCGTTTTGGGCGATCGTGTACCGCGGTTCAGTGCGCCACTGATCACGGGTGGTTCGTTCGATCTCCATGTGAGTGCCGGGCGCTGGGTCGTGCTGAGCTTCCTTGGTTCTCCCTCAAATCCGCAGGCGAATGTGGAGCTCGCCAACCTGTTGCGCGAGGCAGACCTGTTTCGGGAGGATCACCTTGTTGTGGGGTGCGTATTCACCGAGCCGCCTGGCGATATCGCAAAAATTGCCGAGATCAGCGGCAATGCGCTGTTCTTTCTGGCCGACTACGATGGCGCGATCAGCCGCTCATTCGGCGCGCGTGCGATGCCCCGCACCATCGTGCTTGACCCGATGTTGCGGGCAGTCGCCGACATTGCGTGGGATTTCCCACAGGGGCACGCCGAAGCGGTACGCGGCGTTCTTCGCAATCTTCCGACGGTCGACGGCTCCGCGGGTGTCCCGATGTCGGCGCCGGCGCTGATCGTGCCACGCATCTTTAGCTTCGAACTCTGCGATTTTCTGATGCAATTCTACGAACAGCAAGGTGGCGAAGACTCCGGCTTTCAATTTGACACTGCCGGCAAGACCGCGACGCTGTCGGATTGGAGGCTCAAGCGCCGCAGCGATCTTATCGTGGCGGCGCCCGAGGTTCGCGATCTCATACGTGGTCAGATCGTCCGTCGATTGCTTCCCGAAATAGAGCAGTATTTTCAGTTTCAGGCCACCCGAATGGACCGCTACATCGTCGCTCGTTATGACAGCGAGGTCGGCGGGCACTTCCATCGCCATCGCGACAACGTCAATGCCGGAGCGCAACATCGGCGTTTTGCCGTCTCGATCAATCTCAACAGCAACTTCGAAGGGTGCGATCTGATGTTTCCGGAGTTCGGACGGAAAGTCTACCGGCCCCCGGATGGCGGCGCCCTGGTGTTTTCATGCGGCGCGCTCCATCAGGTGACGCCCGTCACCCGCGGGAAACGCTATGCCTTTTTGGCGTTCCTGTATGGAGAGGAAGACGCAAAAAGGCGGGAAGCCAATAATTCAAGGCTGCATGTCAGCGAGATGCAATATGACGGGACTCAGGACCGGTTGTTTCCCGAGGATGCTCAGTCCCGGGAAGCGACGGGAGTCGCGCAGCCGTAA
- a CDS encoding HAD-IIIC family phosphatase translates to MRRSRFVHQLPVGKDRTLIVHAISHMRMPADSDISTLVDHFAEPRRIPEDCDAMTALFPNAEDTPAGLRDVVERTVMELLSRQILTEMTPEEELAAVGAELAPKHGRDPAELLERYRRELKEGAEAYWAVGAAYGLDDFNAARQRVDVLLFGDCDIQMEADFLRREAARRGIDLHVSATFPDDIRFAGERKHDAVFIGALRARHLVAEDIDGFNPHAAYVAHTTELLGKLREVTSAPILIDNLPEPTVQPLGLAERGVKGHRTRFRLTNVALAELANAFSDVYVIDIAAALAAVGSERLLDDGQVGFTHFGSPGWMLQRPESEKAAVHGIFPDTAPLAHALGGDPYGREVVIAGKHIDALVTVTGIGRKKCIILDLDGTLWPGVLAETGSPFAWTPEISGAFSFIGLYFGLHEALLCLKKRGVVLACVSKNDEATVRELWKYSDHYPQQRLLKPDDFVTWRINWDDKVGNIRSIAEELGFGLDSFLFIDDSPVERDRVRQRLPEVEVWGEDPFSLRRRLLNDPRLQIPVVTAEAAARSALVKAQIARQHLRAETVGEAQYIESLRIKCSIEHLTAASPKLARVEELFQRTTQFNTTGRKFSASELAALAANPDTRLFAMDVSDRLGDHGMVGAAVVADGEIVGLAISCRALGMGVEHTFLRHILDEMKDCPFSLSGRIIPTPRNIPARNIYRDNGFTEGESGLWEFAKSASQMSAAS, encoded by the coding sequence TTGCGTCGCTCCCGCTTCGTTCATCAATTGCCTGTTGGCAAGGATCGCACGCTGATCGTCCACGCGATCAGCCATATGCGGATGCCCGCCGATAGCGATATCAGCACGCTTGTGGATCATTTTGCCGAGCCTCGCCGCATTCCCGAGGATTGCGATGCCATGACGGCCCTGTTTCCGAACGCGGAGGATACGCCGGCAGGGTTGCGCGATGTCGTCGAGCGCACGGTCATGGAATTGCTGTCGCGCCAGATCCTCACCGAAATGACACCGGAGGAGGAACTGGCTGCGGTCGGCGCGGAACTTGCTCCCAAGCATGGCCGCGACCCCGCCGAATTGCTTGAACGGTACCGGCGTGAATTGAAGGAGGGAGCGGAGGCCTATTGGGCGGTCGGCGCCGCTTACGGCCTTGATGATTTCAACGCCGCCCGCCAGCGGGTCGACGTCCTGCTGTTCGGCGACTGCGATATCCAGATGGAAGCGGATTTCCTGCGCCGGGAGGCGGCGCGCCGCGGCATCGACCTGCACGTGTCGGCGACATTCCCTGACGACATTCGATTTGCCGGCGAGCGCAAGCACGATGCCGTTTTCATCGGCGCATTGCGAGCCCGACATCTGGTCGCCGAGGACATCGACGGCTTCAACCCTCACGCTGCCTACGTTGCGCACACGACCGAGCTTCTGGGTAAATTACGGGAGGTCACATCCGCGCCCATCCTGATCGACAATCTGCCCGAACCGACCGTGCAGCCGCTGGGACTTGCGGAACGAGGGGTGAAGGGTCACCGCACCCGGTTCCGGCTGACGAACGTCGCCCTCGCCGAACTCGCGAACGCCTTCTCCGACGTCTATGTGATCGATATCGCGGCCGCCCTGGCCGCGGTCGGTTCCGAACGGCTGCTCGACGACGGACAGGTGGGGTTCACCCATTTCGGCTCGCCGGGATGGATGCTGCAGCGGCCGGAAAGCGAAAAAGCCGCTGTCCACGGCATCTTCCCGGATACAGCGCCGCTGGCTCATGCGCTGGGCGGCGACCCTTACGGCCGCGAGGTGGTTATCGCCGGCAAGCACATCGACGCGCTGGTCACCGTGACGGGAATTGGGCGCAAGAAGTGCATCATTCTCGATCTCGACGGCACGTTGTGGCCGGGGGTGCTGGCGGAGACCGGCAGTCCGTTTGCGTGGACGCCGGAAATCAGCGGCGCCTTCTCCTTTATCGGGCTCTATTTCGGCCTGCACGAAGCGCTGCTGTGCCTCAAGAAGCGCGGCGTGGTGCTCGCCTGCGTCAGCAAGAATGATGAAGCCACCGTGCGCGAGCTCTGGAAATATTCCGATCACTACCCTCAGCAGCGGCTGCTCAAACCCGATGATTTCGTGACGTGGCGCATCAACTGGGACGACAAGGTCGGCAATATCCGTTCGATAGCGGAGGAACTGGGCTTCGGGCTCGACTCTTTTCTGTTCATCGATGACAGCCCCGTTGAACGCGACCGCGTGCGGCAGCGATTGCCCGAGGTGGAGGTCTGGGGAGAGGATCCCTTCAGCCTGCGCCGGCGTCTGCTCAACGATCCGCGTTTGCAAATACCCGTCGTTACCGCGGAGGCGGCGGCGCGCAGCGCACTCGTCAAGGCCCAGATCGCACGGCAGCATCTGCGGGCCGAGACTGTAGGGGAGGCGCAGTATATCGAATCCTTGCGGATTAAATGTTCGATCGAACACCTGACCGCTGCATCGCCGAAACTGGCAAGGGTCGAAGAGCTATTTCAGCGCACCACACAGTTCAACACGACGGGCCGAAAATTCTCCGCGAGCGAATTGGCGGCGCTGGCCGCGAACCCGGACACCCGCCTGTTTGCGATGGACGTGTCGGACCGCCTGGGCGATCACGGTATGGTCGGCGCCGCGGTCGTTGCCGACGGCGAGATCGTCGGGCTCGCGATCAGTTGCCGCGCACTGGGCATGGGTGTCGAGCATACCTTCCTGCGCCATATTCTGGATGAAATGAAGGATTGCCCGTTTTCCCTGAGCGGACGGATCATCCCGACGCCGCGCAATATCCCGGCGCGCAACATCTACCGTGACAACGGCTTCACGGAAGGCGAATCAGGACTGTGGGAATTCGCCAAGTCGGCAAGCCAGATGTCGGCGGCGAGCTAA
- a CDS encoding PaaI family thioesterase: MNATGKTYGTLSAIRRTEMNGLEFVQGLVDGTVPLNTMAQTLGYDVTEAVSGRVVVTAEPGGIHLNPAGTVHGGLAATLLDSCMGLALQTTLEKGAGQTTLEFKISLLRPITPETGLIEAEGIVLSRGRRIGTAEGRLTDGKGRLLAHGTTTCMIFPN, from the coding sequence ATGAACGCTACCGGCAAGACCTACGGGACCCTCAGCGCCATCAGGCGAACCGAGATGAACGGCCTTGAATTTGTCCAGGGCCTCGTCGACGGGACGGTGCCCCTCAACACGATGGCCCAGACCCTGGGTTATGATGTAACCGAGGCGGTGAGCGGGCGCGTCGTCGTGACCGCAGAACCGGGTGGCATCCACCTCAATCCCGCTGGCACGGTGCACGGCGGTCTCGCGGCCACGCTGCTCGACAGCTGTATGGGACTGGCGCTCCAGACCACGCTGGAGAAGGGCGCCGGACAGACCACGCTGGAATTCAAGATTTCACTGCTGCGGCCTATCACCCCCGAGACGGGGTTGATCGAGGCGGAGGGTATCGTGTTGAGCCGGGGCCGGCGGATCGGCACGGCCGAAGGACGGCTCACCGACGGCAAGGGGCGCTTGCTGGCGCATGGCACGACGACGTGCATGATTTTTCCGAACTGA
- a CDS encoding ABC transporter substrate-binding protein, with translation MRNGIFYLATATAVAVALSASPASAQKKYDTGATDTEIKIGQTVPFSGPASAYATIGKAQAAYIKMVNDEGGVNGRKINFIQYDDAYSPPKTVEQVRKLVESDEVLLTFQLIGTPPNAAVQKYLNVKKVPQLFAATGASRFTDPKNFPWTIGFNPNYQTEGRIYAQYILKNYPNAKIGILYQNDDLGHDYLTGMKDGLGDKAKTMIVAETSYELSDPTIDSQIVRLKSAGADVFFDASTPKFAAQAIKKAADLGWKPVHILDINAVSVGAVLQPAGLENSKGVISTIYGKDPADPTWKDDAGMKKYLAFMAKYYPDGDKDSLFNTYGYSTTQLLIEVLKRCGDDLTRQNVMNQATSLKNVKLDLSLPGMSGTTSPTDYRVNKQLQMMRFDGERWQGFGPIIEDTGASG, from the coding sequence ATGAGGAACGGTATTTTTTATCTGGCCACTGCGACCGCGGTTGCCGTCGCGCTGTCGGCATCGCCGGCATCAGCGCAAAAGAAATACGACACCGGCGCGACCGATACCGAGATCAAGATCGGCCAGACGGTGCCGTTCAGCGGACCGGCTTCCGCCTATGCGACCATCGGCAAGGCCCAGGCGGCCTACATCAAGATGGTCAATGACGAGGGCGGCGTAAACGGCCGCAAGATCAATTTCATCCAATATGACGACGCCTACAGCCCGCCGAAAACGGTCGAACAAGTCCGCAAGCTGGTCGAAAGCGATGAGGTGCTGCTGACGTTCCAGCTGATCGGAACCCCGCCCAATGCGGCGGTTCAGAAGTATCTCAATGTGAAGAAGGTGCCGCAGCTGTTCGCCGCGACCGGCGCGTCGCGCTTCACCGATCCGAAGAACTTTCCCTGGACCATCGGGTTCAATCCCAACTACCAGACCGAGGGACGCATCTACGCCCAATATATTCTGAAGAACTATCCGAACGCCAAGATCGGGATCCTCTATCAGAACGACGATCTTGGCCATGACTACCTGACCGGTATGAAAGACGGGCTCGGCGACAAGGCCAAGACGATGATCGTAGCCGAGACGTCCTACGAATTGTCGGACCCGACCATCGACTCGCAGATCGTCCGGTTGAAATCGGCCGGCGCCGACGTGTTCTTCGATGCCTCGACACCCAAATTTGCCGCCCAGGCGATCAAGAAGGCGGCCGATCTCGGCTGGAAGCCGGTGCATATCCTCGACATCAACGCGGTGTCGGTGGGCGCGGTATTGCAGCCGGCCGGCCTGGAGAACTCCAAGGGCGTCATCAGCACCATCTACGGCAAGGATCCGGCAGATCCGACCTGGAAGGACGACGCCGGAATGAAGAAATATCTGGCCTTCATGGCTAAATATTATCCGGACGGCGACAAGGACTCGCTGTTCAATACTTACGGCTACAGCACGACGCAGCTCTTGATCGAAGTGCTCAAGCGCTGCGGCGACGATCTGACCCGTCAGAATGTCATGAACCAGGCCACCAGCCTGAAGAACGTCAAGCTCGATCTGTCGCTGCCGGGAATGTCCGGCACGACCTCGCCGACCGACTACCGCGTCAACAAGCAGCTGCAGATGATGAGGTTCGATGGCGAGCGCTGGCAAGGATTCGGACCCATCATCGAGGACACCGGCGCCAGCGGGTGA
- a CDS encoding polyhydroxyalkanoate depolymerase: MPIGEFGGAPPLVAEGSPALTTPMYWMYELGHASLNPARAVTDATKILFQNPLNPWSHTKFGKSIAAGCELFERATRRYGKPEWGLNDTEVSGVRTPIEIRSIWEKPFCRLLYFDRKLTRPLRAPQPRVLIVAPMSGHYATLLRGTVEAFLPSHEVYITDWADARMVPLTAGRFDLEDYVDYVIEMLHTLGGNMHIIAVCQPSVPVVAAVSIMEANRDPYVPLSMTLMGGPIDTRRNPTAVNNLAAERGIDWFRSHVITKVPFPHPGVMRDVYPGFLQLNGFISMNLDRHMDAHKNLFKNLVKGDGDLVDKHRDFYDEYLAVMDLAAEYYLQTVDLVFVKHALPKGEMTHRGKPVDPSKIKRVALMTVEGENDDISGLGQTEATHGLCTSIPDHRRVHYVQKGVGHYGVFNGSRFKSEIVPRISDFMMSAANPKLSLAAAAE; the protein is encoded by the coding sequence ATGCCGATTGGTGAATTTGGCGGTGCACCGCCACTGGTGGCCGAAGGCAGTCCGGCGCTGACGACGCCGATGTATTGGATGTACGAACTGGGTCACGCCTCGCTCAATCCGGCGCGGGCCGTTACCGATGCGACCAAAATTCTGTTTCAAAATCCGCTTAACCCGTGGTCGCACACCAAGTTCGGCAAATCCATCGCCGCCGGCTGCGAACTGTTCGAGCGCGCGACGCGCCGCTACGGCAAGCCCGAATGGGGCCTCAACGACACCGAAGTCAGCGGCGTGCGCACGCCGATCGAAATCCGCTCGATCTGGGAAAAGCCGTTCTGCCGGCTGTTGTATTTCGATCGCAAGCTGACGCGGCCGTTGCGCGCGCCGCAGCCGCGGGTTTTGATCGTGGCGCCGATGTCGGGCCATTACGCGACGCTGCTGCGCGGCACGGTCGAAGCCTTTTTGCCGAGCCACGAGGTCTACATCACCGACTGGGCCGATGCCCGGATGGTCCCGCTGACCGCAGGCCGCTTCGATCTCGAGGACTATGTCGATTACGTCATCGAGATGCTGCACACACTCGGCGGCAACATGCACATCATCGCGGTGTGCCAGCCATCGGTGCCGGTGGTGGCCGCGGTTTCCATCATGGAAGCCAACCGGGATCCCTACGTTCCGCTCTCGATGACGCTGATGGGCGGTCCGATCGATACCCGCCGCAATCCGACCGCGGTCAATAATCTCGCCGCCGAGCGCGGCATCGACTGGTTTCGCAGCCACGTCATCACCAAGGTGCCGTTTCCGCATCCAGGGGTCATGCGCGACGTCTATCCGGGCTTCCTGCAGCTCAACGGCTTCATCAGCATGAATCTCGACCGTCACATGGATGCCCACAAGAACCTGTTCAAGAATCTGGTAAAGGGCGACGGCGATCTGGTCGACAAGCACCGCGATTTCTATGACGAATATCTGGCGGTCATGGATCTGGCCGCGGAGTATTATCTGCAAACCGTCGATCTGGTCTTCGTCAAGCACGCGCTGCCGAAGGGCGAGATGACCCATCGCGGCAAGCCGGTGGACCCCTCGAAGATCAAGCGCGTGGCGCTGATGACGGTGGAAGGCGAGAACGACGACATTTCCGGACTTGGGCAGACCGAAGCGACGCACGGGCTGTGCACTTCAATTCCGGATCACCGCCGGGTGCATTATGTGCAAAAGGGCGTCGGGCATTACGGCGTCTTCAACGGCTCCCGCTTCAAATCGGAAATCGTGCCGCGAATCTCCGATTTCATGATGTCGGCGGCGAATCCGAAGCTTTCGTTGGCCGCGGCGGCCGAATAG
- a CDS encoding transglycosylase domain-containing protein, protein MAWARKKSGGRREPQFGLAAALSDLRLSPQDRIANNDDKPKKPSSKREENDSDDDTPRERKPRAAKNSSRRKSNGRARSGLYRLVYWGAVLGLWAAIALVGVMVWAGAHLPPIQSLEIPKRPPTIQITGLDGSVLATRGEMAGANVALKDLPPYLPKAFIAIEDRRFYSHYGVDPLGILRAAIANVIHRGVSQGGSTLTQQLAKNLFLTQERTLQRKLQEAELAIWLERKHSKAEILELYLNRVYFGSGAYGVEAAAQRYFGKSAKNVTLPEAAMLAGLVKSPTRLAPNRNPEGAEKRAQTVLAAMADAKFITEAQAQASIGHPSYNVKAAGAGTVNYVADWIGEVLDDLVGQIDQNIVVETTINPKLQSIAEAAVIDELAAKSVKFNVSQGALVAMTPDGAVRAMVGGRNYAESQYNRAVTAKRQPGSAFKPFVYLTAIESGLTPETIRQDAPLDVKGWKPENFSREYFGAVTLTQALAMSLNTVAVRLGLEVGAKNVVRTAHRLGISSKLDANASIALGTSEVSVLEMVGAYAPFANGGLGVSPHVVTRIRTADGKVLYARPADQLGQVIDPRNVAAMNTMMQETLLSGTAHKAELPGWMAAGKTGTSQDFRDAWFIGYTANLVTGVWLGNDDNSPTRKATGGGLPVEVWTRFMRAAHQGVAPVPLPDSQAGGFFSNITQVSSQSPAANTSLPASNAGRPAPARASVRPEAASGLDGWLMDRLFGR, encoded by the coding sequence ATGGCGTGGGCACGGAAAAAGAGCGGCGGACGCCGGGAGCCGCAATTCGGGCTCGCCGCTGCGCTTTCGGACTTGCGTCTCAGCCCGCAGGATCGCATTGCGAACAACGACGACAAGCCGAAAAAGCCATCTTCCAAACGCGAGGAAAATGACAGCGACGACGATACGCCGCGCGAGCGCAAGCCGCGCGCGGCTAAAAACAGCAGCAGGCGCAAATCCAATGGTCGCGCACGCAGCGGCCTGTATCGGCTGGTCTATTGGGGCGCGGTGCTCGGCCTGTGGGCGGCGATCGCGCTGGTCGGCGTCATGGTCTGGGCCGGCGCGCATCTGCCGCCGATCCAGTCGCTTGAAATCCCGAAACGGCCGCCGACTATCCAGATCACAGGCCTCGACGGCAGCGTGCTGGCGACGCGCGGCGAAATGGCCGGCGCCAATGTTGCGCTGAAGGATCTGCCGCCCTATTTGCCGAAAGCATTCATCGCGATCGAGGATCGCCGCTTCTATTCGCATTACGGGGTCGATCCGCTCGGCATCCTGCGCGCGGCGATAGCTAACGTAATCCATCGCGGGGTTTCGCAGGGCGGTTCCACGCTGACCCAGCAGCTCGCCAAGAATTTGTTCCTGACCCAGGAGCGCACGCTGCAACGAAAATTGCAGGAAGCCGAACTCGCGATCTGGCTCGAGCGCAAGCATTCCAAGGCCGAGATTCTCGAACTTTACCTTAACCGGGTTTATTTCGGCTCCGGCGCCTATGGCGTCGAGGCCGCCGCGCAGCGCTATTTTGGAAAATCCGCCAAAAACGTCACGCTGCCGGAGGCCGCGATGCTGGCGGGCCTAGTGAAATCGCCGACGCGGCTGGCGCCGAACCGCAATCCCGAAGGCGCCGAAAAGCGGGCCCAGACGGTTCTCGCCGCCATGGCGGACGCCAAATTCATCACCGAAGCGCAGGCGCAGGCTTCGATCGGGCATCCCTCTTACAATGTGAAGGCGGCGGGCGCCGGCACCGTCAACTATGTCGCGGACTGGATCGGCGAAGTGCTCGACGATCTCGTCGGCCAGATCGACCAGAACATCGTGGTCGAAACCACGATCAATCCAAAACTGCAGAGCATCGCCGAAGCCGCTGTGATCGATGAACTCGCGGCCAAAAGCGTGAAGTTCAACGTCAGCCAGGGCGCGCTGGTGGCGATGACGCCGGATGGCGCCGTGCGCGCCATGGTGGGGGGACGCAATTATGCCGAGAGCCAGTATAACCGCGCGGTGACCGCCAAGCGCCAGCCGGGCTCGGCGTTCAAGCCCTTCGTCTATCTGACCGCGATCGAGTCCGGCCTGACGCCGGAAACGATCCGGCAGGATGCGCCGCTCGACGTCAAGGGCTGGAAGCCCGAGAATTTCAGCCGCGAATATTTCGGCGCGGTGACGCTGACGCAGGCGCTGGCGATGTCGCTCAACACCGTCGCGGTGCGGCTCGGACTGGAAGTCGGCGCCAAGAACGTCGTGCGTACCGCGCACCGGCTCGGCATTTCATCGAAACTCGACGCCAATGCGTCGATCGCGTTGGGCACATCCGAGGTTTCGGTGCTTGAAATGGTCGGCGCCTATGCCCCGTTCGCCAATGGCGGCCTCGGCGTCTCCCCGCATGTCGTGACCAGGATCCGCACCGCCGACGGCAAGGTGCTCTACGCACGGCCCGCCGACCAGCTTGGCCAGGTGATCGATCCGCGCAATGTCGCTGCCATGAACACCATGATGCAGGAGACCCTGCTCAGCGGCACCGCCCACAAGGCGGAACTGCCGGGCTGGATGGCCGCCGGCAAGACCGGCACCAGCCAGGATTTCCGCGACGCCTGGTTCATCGGCTACACCGCCAATCTCGTCACCGGCGTCTGGCTCGGCAATGATGACAATTCACCGACCAGGAAGGCCACCGGCGGCGGATTGCCGGTCGAGGTCTGGACCCGCTTCATGCGCGCCGCCCATCAGGGCGTCGCGCCGGTGCCATTGCCGGACTCGCAAGCGGGCGGGTTCTTCTCCAACATCACGCAGGTGTCTTCGCAATCGCCGGCGGCCAACACCTCATTGCCCGCGAGCAACGCCGGGCGGCCAGCGCCGGCGCGAGCGTCGGTACGTCCGGAAGCGGCGAGCGGTCTCGACGGCTGGCTGATGGATCGGCTGTTCGGACGGTAA